Part of the Thermodesulfobacteriota bacterium genome is shown below.
TGCGGCACATGGATTAGGAATCCATTGCTCTATCCACTGAGCTACGGGGGCAGGGGTGAAACAGGTTGTGCGAAAAGAACAAAGCGAAACACTTAGACTTTTCAATAGAGTTATCCGCATATCAGATAGAAATTGAAACTTCAAGATTATTCTATTACCTGCCGCATTAAAATAATAATGGCTTAAAAACTTTCTATTATCCTATTTGCATTGCTTACCGGCTTTATGTTATATAAAAACAATAAAAGATTGTATTTAGACCTCTTCTGATGGATTGTCCCATGGAGCGAGAACCTGGTAGCGGGTTGGTCAGGAAGATGGTTGAATGGGACCTGATAAAGCTGGGAAAAGGTTATAGAAAAACCACTGATTATTTAAGGATATTTTATGAAACGAGCGCTAATTACCGGTATCACAGGCCAGGACGGTGCCTATCTGGCGGAGTTTCTACTTCGTAAAGGATATGAGGTGCATGGCATAAAACGCAGAGCCTCTTCGTTCAACACAGCCCGTGTGGATCATCTTTATAAAGATCCCCACGAAAAGGATGTTCGCTTTTTCATGCACTACGGGGATCTGACCGATGCGACAAATCTGATTCGGATTATTCAGGAAATTCAGCCTGAAGAGATTTACAATCTCGCGGCCCAAAGCCATGTCATGGTTTCTTTTGAAACCCCGGAATATACAGCAAATGCGGATGCCCTTGGTGCATTGCGTATCCTTGAAGCTATTCGAATTTTGCAGCTGGAGCAAAAGACCCGTTTTTACCAGGCCTCCACTTCCGAACTGTTCGGTAAGGTCCAAGAAGTGCCGCAAAATGAAAACACGCCTTTTTATCCCAGGTCTCCTTACGGTGTGGCAAAACTTTATTCCTACTGGATTACCATTAACTACCGCGAGGCGTACGGCATGTATGCCTGTAACGGAATTTTGTTTAATCATGAATCACCCATTCGCGGAGAAACATTTGTGACCCGAAAAATTACCAGAGCCATGGCGCGAATAAAACTGGGTTTGCAGGACTGTCTTTACATAGGAAATCTGGATGCAAAGCGTGACTGGGGCCATGCCGCTGATTATGTGGAAATGCAGTGGCTGATGCTCCAGCAGGAAGAGCCGGACGATTTTGTTATCGCCACCGGAAAGCAGCATTCCGTTAAAGAAGTGATTGAAACCGCAGGCCAACAGTTGGGTATTTCCATTCGCTGGGAAGGCAAGGGGGTTGAAGAAAAAGGTATCAATGAGGAGAATAATAAAACCATCGTTGCGGTCGACCCCGGCTATTTTCGCCCCACCGAAGTAGATGACCTTCTGGGCGATGCAAGCAAAGCCAGAGAAAAACTGGGCTGGGAGCCCCGCATAAGCTTTGAACAGCTTATTTCGGAGATGGTGGATGAAGACATGAAAGAAGCCCAAAAGGATTATCTTTGTCGGCAGGAAGGGTATAAGACCTATGATCATTTT
Proteins encoded:
- the gmd gene encoding GDP-mannose 4,6-dehydratase gives rise to the protein MKRALITGITGQDGAYLAEFLLRKGYEVHGIKRRASSFNTARVDHLYKDPHEKDVRFFMHYGDLTDATNLIRIIQEIQPEEIYNLAAQSHVMVSFETPEYTANADALGALRILEAIRILQLEQKTRFYQASTSELFGKVQEVPQNENTPFYPRSPYGVAKLYSYWITINYREAYGMYACNGILFNHESPIRGETFVTRKITRAMARIKLGLQDCLYIGNLDAKRDWGHAADYVEMQWLMLQQEEPDDFVIATGKQHSVKEVIETAGQQLGISIRWEGKGVEEKGINEENNKTIVAVDPGYFRPTEVDDLLGDASKAREKLGWEPRISFEQLISEMVDEDMKEAQKDYLCRQEGYKTYDHFE